GATCGCACGATGAGCGATGCGCTGATCCGCGTGCTCGATGGGGCAGGCCGAGTCGTCCTGGAACGGCAGGTCCGGCAGGAGCGGCGCATTCAGCTGAGCATGCCGCACGCGGCGCCGGGTGTTTATCATGTTGGCGTGATCATCGGCGGACAGCCGCGATGGGAGCGGCTTGTGGTGAGATAGCGAACCCTTCCGACCGAAGAGGCCCTGCCCGAGCGAGCAGGGCTTCTTCGTTCGCATCTTCGGCGCCATGCGGATCGCGCTAGTCCAATTGACATGGTTGCTGTCTTTCAGCTTGAACGGCCAATGGGCATTCGAAGGTGACAGCACCGTCACCTGGGAGCAGGCCATCGCGCGCTACCGCGAATTGGATCGCCAGCACAGCGGCGCGCAGCTCTTCGAGATCGGCGAGGATGACGACGGCTCACCGCTTCATCTATTCGTGATCAGCGACGGCAGCGGTTTCACGCCCGATAGCATGCGTGCCGCAGGGAAGGGCGTCCTATGGATCACCAACGGCATCCATCCCGGTGAGCCCGATGGGATCGATGCGAGCCTGATGCTGGCCCAGGCCCTGCTCGAGAGCGACCAGTACATGGGACTGCTCGCGAAGACCGCGGTCTGCATCGTGCCGGTGCACAACGTGAGCGGAGCGAAGCAGCGCAGCGCCACCAGCCGGGCCAACCAGAACGGGCCGGCCGAATACGGCTTCCGCGGCAATGCGCGCAACCTCGACCTCAACCGCGACTTCATGAAGATGGATTCGCGCAACACATGGTCCTTGGTGGAAGCGCTCAGCATCATGGACCCCGATGTGTACTTCGAGACGCACGTGAGCAACGGCGCCGATCACCAGTACGTGATGGAGCTGCTCACCACGCAGAAGGACAAGCTCAACGGCGGTCTCAGCTACTTCATGACGCGGACCATGATCCCTGAGCTGCACGCCTGGATGGAGCGCAGGGGCATGCTGATGTGTCCCTACTTCGAGGCGCGCGGCGACATCCCCGAGGATGGCCTCTATGGATTCAGTGATGGCGCGCGCTACAGCTCCGGCTATAATGCGCTCTTCGACCGCATCGGCATCCTCAGCGAGAGCCACATGCTCAAGCCGTACGCCGATCGCGTGAATGCCACCTTCCAGTTGATGCTTGCGACGCTTGCCGTGATGGATGAGCATGGCGATGAATTGCTCACGCGCAGGAGCGAGGCCAAGCGCTTCACCGCGAGCATGACAGAGCTCGGCATGAATTGGCGCCTGGACACCACTGCGTGGGCCACGTTGCCTTGGAAGGGCTGGAATGCAGAGCGTGTCGCGAGTGATGTGACCGGGCTGCCGCGCACACGATACGACCGCACCAAGCCCACCGAAACGATGGTGCCTTGGAATGATTCGTACGCTGCCGCGCTGGTGAAGCGCAAGCCCAAGGCCTACATCGTGCCCGCCTCGTGGCACGAAGCGGTCGTGAGGCTGCAGGCGAATGGCGTCCGGATGCGTGCGCTGGCGCGCGACACGGTGCTTGTCATAGATCAGGACAGCATCGGTGATATGAGCACCTCGCGCTCGCCCTATGAGGGCCATTACCTCCACAGCGAGAGCCGTACGAGCACCAAGAGCATGGGCATGAAGGTCGCGACGGGCAGCTGGTTCATTCCGATGGGATATGCCACGGATCGCTACGTGATGGAGGCGCTCGAGCCCGAAGGCGAGGACAGCTTCTTCGCCTGGGGCTTCTTCGACAGCGTGCTGCAGCAGAAAGAGTGGTTCAGCGATTATGTCTTCGAGGACTTGGCCGCGGATTGGCTCAAGAAGAACCCGGAGGTGAGGAAGGCGCTCGATGCCAAGCGTGCGGCTGATCCCGCGTTCGCCATGGACGCGTTCGCGCAGCTTTACTTCGTTTACAAGCGTTCTCCGTGGCTCGAGCCGGGCTTCAGGAAGTATCCGGTGCTGCGGGTGCCGAATTGAATCGCGCTCAGCCGCATCCGGTTTTCCGGCTAGATTCGTGGAGCCCAATCCACTCGCCATGAAGCTCACTCCGATTGCGATCGTGACCTGCTTGCTAGGCATCCCGGCGCTCAGCTCGGCCCAATGCGTTCCAGCAACCAGTACGATCCAGAGCATGACGCTCACCGCCACGCCGCAGACCGAGAACCGGTCAGGACTTGCATTCAACCCGTTGCTTGGACTTTACTACAGTGTGAACGCAGGCAGTGCGGGCTATCCCATAGACACCTACGATGAAGCCGGGACCCTTGTGAGCACGGTGACCTCCGGCTTCGACTACCGCGGCGCTTGGTGGGACCCGATCGGGCAGCGCTTGCTCGGCAACGGCTATAACAACCTTGGCATCTTCGAGCAGGACCTCGACCCGGTCACTGGTTTTCCTCTCGGGGCGGGGACTGTTGTGCTCGCTTCCAGCCAGCCGGACGCGCAATCCATCGGTGACCTGGATCCCGATGCCAGCGAGATCATCTACTTCTTCAATGGCTCCATCCATCGCTTCGATGCCGCTACGCACGCGGCGCTCGGCACCACGGCGATCACTGGGCTTCCTGTTTCGCTAGCCAGCATCAATTCGAATACGGTCATGTACATCGGCTGCATTGGATACGAGTACGGTCTGTACGATTACGCCAATCGCCGGGTGCTGTACGTGAACAAAGCAACCGGTGCATATAGCGGCAGCACGCAGTTGCCGGCGAATGCGCCCGCGCGTTCCTCCTTCGGCTTGTCTTATGCCAACGGGAAGGTGTGGCTCTTCGAGCAGGGTGCTTGGCTCGGCTACGACCTCGGATTCTCTGTGGGCATTGGCGACGCGGCGACCCAGGGCTCGTTGCAGCTGTGGCCGAACCCTGCAGCCGGGTCGATCGCCATCGCAGCGGATGATGGGCGGCCGATAGCCGCCGTTAGGATCACGGACCTGGCTGGGCGTGTGGTGCTCAATGCGGCATCTGCACGATCAAGCGGCCCCTGCTCGCTGGATGTAAGCGCTCTGCCTAACGGCAATTACCTGGTGCATGCCACAGTGACCCGTGCTGATCGCGTGTTGCCTCTGGTGATCTTGCGTTGATCAGCGGTCACTTGATGAACATGCTCGCGCCGGGGCCGATTGGCAGTTCGAGCAGCACCCAGATCACGAGCAGCGCGCTCCATCCGATCAGGAACACGATGGAGTAGGGGAGCATGGTGCTGATCACCGTGCCGATGCCCGCCTTCTTATCGTAGCGCGCGATGAAGGCCACGATGAGCGCGAAGTAGCTCATCATGGGGCTGATGATATT
The DNA window shown above is from Flavobacteriales bacterium and carries:
- a CDS encoding T9SS type A sorting domain-containing protein, which encodes MKLTPIAIVTCLLGIPALSSAQCVPATSTIQSMTLTATPQTENRSGLAFNPLLGLYYSVNAGSAGYPIDTYDEAGTLVSTVTSGFDYRGAWWDPIGQRLLGNGYNNLGIFEQDLDPVTGFPLGAGTVVLASSQPDAQSIGDLDPDASEIIYFFNGSIHRFDAATHAALGTTAITGLPVSLASINSNTVMYIGCIGYEYGLYDYANRRVLYVNKATGAYSGSTQLPANAPARSSFGLSYANGKVWLFEQGAWLGYDLGFSVGIGDAATQGSLQLWPNPAAGSIAIAADDGRPIAAVRITDLAGRVVLNAASARSSGPCSLDVSALPNGNYLVHATVTRADRVLPLVILR